The proteins below come from a single Erythrobacter sp. SG61-1L genomic window:
- the rsmD gene encoding 16S rRNA (guanine(966)-N(2))-methyltransferase RsmD, with product MRIIAGEWRGRPLRAPRGEITRPTADRTRETLFSMLASRLGSFEGLTVADLFAGSGALGLEALSRGAEKAIFVEQDPAAIRALRENIAGLRAQPQCDVRAMSVLSLGVAKQPVDLLLLDPPYDTGAGAVALDKLRRLGWIAPGAWISVETSRREVLDLKGFELDATRDCGKARLHLLRLTEG from the coding sequence GTGAGGATCATCGCCGGGGAATGGCGCGGGCGCCCCTTGCGCGCGCCCAGGGGCGAGATCACCCGCCCCACGGCCGACCGCACGCGGGAAACGCTGTTTTCCATGCTCGCCAGCCGGCTGGGCAGCTTTGAAGGGCTGACCGTGGCCGATCTGTTCGCCGGTTCCGGCGCATTGGGGCTGGAAGCCCTGTCGCGCGGGGCGGAAAAGGCAATCTTCGTGGAGCAGGACCCGGCTGCGATCCGGGCCTTGCGCGAGAATATCGCGGGCCTGCGCGCCCAGCCGCAATGCGATGTGCGAGCCATGTCCGTGCTTTCGCTGGGCGTGGCGAAGCAACCGGTGGATCTGCTGCTGCTCGATCCGCCTTACGATACAGGGGCCGGCGCCGTGGCGCTGGACAAGCTGCGCCGCCTCGGCTGGATCGCGCCCGGCGCATGGATCAGCGTGGAAACCTCACGCCGCGAAGTGCTGGACCTCAAGGGCTTCGAACTCGACGCTACCCGCGATTGCGGCAAGGCGCGGCTGCACCTGCTGCGCCTGACGGAAGGCTGA